In a genomic window of Acropora muricata isolate sample 2 chromosome 2, ASM3666990v1, whole genome shotgun sequence:
- the LOC136908813 gene encoding uncharacterized protein isoform X1 gives MAAFSARCVRSLARASLQVSRTSLSTNSVSQTRCLSSVVGKSILRDCGLLRTIARDNLVKNLARRHTRLSATVNQIIFTSVADIICEEDEGNGDDELTSEIVSDEDEILRVCHTLLTM, from the exons ATGGCAGCCTTCTCTGCACGTTGTGTTCGTTCGCTTGCACGCGCATCTCTTCAGGTTTCG AGAACATCCCTGTCGACGAATAGTGTTTCACAAA CAAGATGTTTATCTTCCGTAGTTGGAAAATCGATATTAAGAGACTGTGGATT GCTGAGGACAATAGCTAGAGATAATTTAGTCAAAAATCTTGCCAGAAGACATACCAGATTATCAGCAACAGTCA ATCAAATCATATTTACGTCTGTTGCGGATATAATATGTGAAGAGGATGAAGGGAATGGAGATGATGAGCTTACCTCAGAAATTGTTTCTGATGAGGATGAAATATTGAGAGTTTGTCATACGCTACTGACAATGTAG
- the LOC136908813 gene encoding uncharacterized protein isoform X2, which translates to MAAFSARCVRSLARASLQVSRTSLSTNSVSQTRCLSSVVGKSILRDCGLLRTIARDNLVKNLARRHTRLSATVSMVVLNPAPLEQNCESDDDSLEAVCGDDDETFSCCEDAIPGL; encoded by the exons ATGGCAGCCTTCTCTGCACGTTGTGTTCGTTCGCTTGCACGCGCATCTCTTCAGGTTTCG AGAACATCCCTGTCGACGAATAGTGTTTCACAAA CAAGATGTTTATCTTCCGTAGTTGGAAAATCGATATTAAGAGACTGTGGATT GCTGAGGACAATAGCTAGAGATAATTTAGTCAAAAATCTTGCCAGAAGACATACCAGATTATCAGCAACAGTCA GTATGGTTGTGTTAAACCCTGCACCTCTTGAGCAAAACTGTGAGTCAGATGACGACAGTTTGGAGGCGGTTTGTGGAGATGATGACGAGACATTTTCGTGCTGTGAAGATGCAATACCTGGCCTTTGA
- the LOC136909621 gene encoding alpha-(1,3)-fucosyltransferase C-like, protein MDMKRKLLLSVLLLSILVVVVEYFVLSDYVPSSQRQEERNRKNQRHGLGHSPSRPHRTEQVVKFTQRIKTTQETSAQQINGPWSSQYEESQLLVRRARKSEKLKRLELRKRVENFLEERSGKSQIKANNQRTITMEAKTKGNSTSARSEDKRVLFYTPLFEETPWQGLDDTAEFTRFRGKPCAETRCTLTYDQYLFSRSDVVVFHGQDMPLEFELEELNTRRPEGQVWVYLVLESPSNARDTYFFNDMFNWTITYELNSDIYLPYGSYVTLQPGEKSPYPKIDPSKKDRLVVWTVSNCGGIRNSFVSELLDHIRVDIFGWCSENFYQPELQSDSCERYTQECDNLLKRYKFQLAFENGLCVDYITEKYWGSPLSLGIIPVVLGGGNYSKLAIPGSYINALDFDSVKSLADYLLDLDKNDTAYMEYFAWHKKFKVDGFLYTSSFNEHYPWTCNLCEKAQTPESKTYPNLYQYRDPERLCGLHEDKIFEMIDQNSDRYAALRRQKFNSYEGEDENEDENEDEDVDEDDDQDLEGTEYESQEARQKSQINNSNN, encoded by the coding sequence ATGGATATGAAACGAAAACTTTTGCTCTCTGTCCTTCTGTTGTCGATCTTGGTTGTTGTCGTGGAGTACTTTGTTTTAAGTGACTACGTCCCGTCGTCTCAACGCCAAGAGGAACGGAACAGAAAGAATCAGAGACACGGACTAGGTCACTCTCCTTCTCGTCCACATAGAACAGAGCAAGTGGTGAAATTCACCCAGAGAATAAAAACCACGCAAGAAACGTCTGCACAGCAAATAAATGGCCCCTGGAGCAGCCAATACGAAGAATCGCAATTGCTGGTTAGACGGGCACGCAAGTCTGAAAAATTAAAGCGCCTCGAGCTTCGAAAAAGGGTTGAGAATTTTTTAGAGGAAAGATCAGGAAAGTCACAAATAAAGGCAAACAATCAACGAACCATCACGATGGAAGCTAAAACAAAAGGCAATTCTACAAGCGCGCGATCGGAAGACAAGCGAGTATTATTTTACACCCCTCTTTTTGAGGAGACACCTTGGCAAGGACTTGATGACACAGCTGAGTTTACTCGCTTTAGGGGAAAGCCCTGTGCGGAGACTAGGTGCACGTTAACTTACGATCAGTATTTATTTTCGCGCAGCGATGTCGTTGTCTTTCACGGTCAAGATATGCCTTTGGAGTTCGAGTTAGAAGAACTTAACACACGCCGACCTGAAGGACAGGTTTGGGTGTATCTCGTTCTTGAAAGTCCATCTAACGCCAGAGATACATATTTTTTCAATGACATGTTTAACTGGACAATAACGTACGAGTTGAATTCGGATATTTATTTGCCCTACGGCTCTTATGTAACGCTCCAACCGGGGGAAAAGTCCCCGTATCCGAAAATCGATCCAAGTAAGAAAGATCGCCTGGTCGTGTGGACGGTAAGTAATTGCGGGGGAATACGAAATTCGTTTGTTAGCGAGCTACTGGACCATATACGTGTTGATATATTTGGTTGGTGTAGCGAGAATTTTTATCAACCTGAATTGCAGTCGGACAGTTGTGAGAGATACACCCAGGAATGTGACAATCTTCTCAAACGCTACAAGTTTCAATTGGCATTCGAGAATGGATTATGTGTGGATTACATCACGGAGAAATACTGGGGCTCTCCTTTGAGTTTGGGTATAATTCCTGTTGTGCTTGGCGGGGGAAATTACTCGAAATTAGCGATCCCTGGCTCATACATCAACGCTTTAGACTTCGATTCAGTGAAATCTTTGGCCGACTATCTGCTTGATCTGGATAAAAATGACACGGCGTACATGGAGTATTTCGCTTGGCATAAGAAGTTTAAGGTTGATGGATTCTTGTATACTTCTTCTTTTAATGAACATTATCCATGGACTTGTAATCTTTGTGAAAAGGCGCAGACTCCAGAAAGCAAGACTTATCCGAACCTTTACCAATATCGCGACCCAGAAAGACTTTGCGGCTTGCATGAGGACAAGATTTTTGAAATGATTGATCAAAACAGTGATCGATACGCGGCGCTGAGAAGGCAAAAGTTTAACTCTTACGAAGGTGAGGAtgaaaatgaagatgaaaatgaagaCGAAGATGTGGATGAAGACGACGATCAAGATCTCGAAGGAACAGAATACGAAAGCCAGGAAGCAAGACAGAAAAGCCAGAtaaataattcaaataattaA
- the LOC136909623 gene encoding large ribosomal subunit protein mL66-like isoform X2: MTLGGEFTGGEPSWWRGDRKPLGVKASVLTDDKINKADLGCPICSRDITFTYKDVLFLSQFMSPRGYILNRRVTGVCRKQQRKLEKAIKISQRLGLLPKLAPAVQMELQEKKLAAKRNAAQNRN, from the exons ATGActcttggtggcgagtttactggtggcgagccttcctggtggcgaggtgACCGTAAACCGCTTG GAGTCAAGGCTTCAGTTCTTACAGAtgataaaataaacaaagctGACCTTGGCTGTCCAATTTGTAGCAGAGATATCACATTTACTTACAAG GATGTACTATTTTTGTCTCAGTTTATGTCCCCAAGAGGATATATTCTCAATCGACGAGTGACAG GTGTTTGCAGgaaacaacaaaggaaattagaaaaagccatcaaaataTCACAGAGATTGG GTCTTCTACCCAAACTTGCGCCAGCTGTACAGATGGAACTACAGGAAAAGAAACTGGCTGCAAAGAGGAATGCTGCTCAAAACAGGAATTAA
- the LOC136909624 gene encoding kelch-like protein 20: MNSSEQNSLSDQAYLKSFLEKMNDMRHSQVLCDVVLLTEKGNDKFYAHRSVLAASSSYFYNLYTGSCLSRFTRETIIGGIPDKVLCVVLDYIYSAEIALSEVNVEGVLCAAFQLGLESLRIRCESFLLRKLRVDNCIKMTNIGRIYSCQGLVSEGQRFIIDNFLDIQSSPEFYRLPSTDLEEIVADDDLNVRNEEQVYEAIHAWVNFDVLSRQSVFADLLSHVRLPSIARQFLLGTIDKDPLVTSSSASRELVAEALTYKMASSRDKKLTQNERTRRRWKSQLLDVIIVVGGVIENGAQACCHCFNPLTNKWLSLSPLKERRLNFGLASSERSIFVVGGSTLGENKSMVSSVERLDPKFNTWERQTSINEGRFNHEVVENNGKIYVIGGMQENNNQEQTMDCYDQVTDKWTSLSAPRQRRYNHCAVALNGYLYVIGGVSKTNTILRTVERYDPRLDKWHNVTSLRTPRSGSCAVALTGQIFVMGGGSGSRKILNSCEIYSPGENKWFHGRDMKTKRDRAGATVFGGKIYVFGGSYGNVVVTSVECYDPRENDWSIVTEMPFPRYGFRCAATTLSKDMTTEVPLNKPKAPSVEKLI; encoded by the exons atgaaTTCCTCAGAGCAAAACTCGTTGAGCGATCAAGCTTACTTGAAGAGCTTTTTAGAGAAGATGAACGACATGAGACACTCTCAAGTTCTTTGTGACGTGGTACTCCTAACAGAGAAAGGGAACGACAAGTTTTATGCACACAGAAGTGTTTTAGCGGCAAGTAGCTCATATTTTTACAATCTTTATACGGGGAGCTGTCTTTCGAGATTCACACGAGAGACGATTATAGGTGGAATTCCCGATAAGGTACTGTGCGTTGTTCTGGATTATATATATTCTGCTGAAATCGCACTAAGCGAGGTGAATGTTGAAGGAGTCTTGTGTGCTGCCTTCCAACTTGGTTTAGAATCGCTCCGAATTCGATGTGAAAGTTTTCTTCTGCGCAAACTAAGAGTGGACAACTGCATCAAAATGACGAACATTGGCCGAATATATTCCTGTCAAGGACTTGTTAGCGAGGGCCAGCGCTTCATAATCGACAATTTCTTAGATATTCAAAGCTCACCGGAATTCTATCGATTACCAAGCACAGACCTGGAAGAAATCGTTGCGGATGACGACTTAAATGTCCGAAACGAAGAACAAGTGTACGAGGCGATTCATGCCTGGGTCAACTTTGATGTTCTCTCAAGGCAATCTGTATTTGCCGATTTGCTGAGTCACGTGCGATTGCCGTCCATTGCTCGTCAGTTTTTACTCGGTACAATCGATAAGGATCCGTTGGTGACATCATCATCGGCAAGTCGGGAGTTGGTCGCCGAAGCTTTGACGTACAAGATGGCAAGTAGTAGAGATAAAAAGTTGACTCAGAACGAGAGAACAAGGCGCAG ATGGAAATCCCAGCTTCTTGACGTCATCATTGTAGTTGGTGGCGTCATTGAGAACGGCGCACAAGCTTGCTGTCATTGCTTCAATCCGCTGACCAATAAATGGCTCTCTCTGTCTCCACTGAAGGAGCGTCGACTTAACTTTGGTCTCGCCAGCTCAGAGCGTTCAATATTCGTGGTTGGAGGCTCAACGCTTGGAGAGAATAAAAGTATGGTGTCCAGTGTGGAGAGACTGGATCCGAAGTTTAACACTTGGGAGAGACAAACTTCAATCAATGAAG GTCGCTTTAACCACGAGGTCGTAGAGAATAATGGGAAAATATACGTTATCGGGGGAATGCAAGAAAACAACAATCAGGAGCAAACAATGGACTGTTACGATCAGGTGACTGATAAATGGACTTCGCTCTCTGCTCCACGTCAGCGGCGTTACAACCATTGCGCAGTCGCATTAAATGGTTATCTGTACGTTATTGGAG GAGTCTCCAAGACGAACACAATTTTGAGAACAGTAGAAAGATACGATCCTCGGTTGGACAAATGGCACAACGTCACAAGCCTCAGGACTCCACGTAGTGGATCATGCGCAGTAGCACTTACGGGCCAGATCTTCGTTATGGGCGGCGGGTCAGGTTCTCGAAAAATACTCAACTCGTGCGAGATTTACAGTCCTGGTGAAAATAAATGGTTCCACGGTAGAG aTATGAAGACAAAGCGTGATCGTGCAGGAGCCACAGTATTTGGCGGGAAAATCTACGTTTTTGGGGGCTCGTACGGCAACGTGGTTGTGACGTCAGTGGAGTGTTACGATCCCCGCGAAAATGATTGGTCGATTGTAACAGAAATGCCTTTTCCAAGGTACGGATTCCGTTGCGCGGCAACTACTCTCAGTAAAGATATGACGACCGAGGTGCCTCTGAATAAACCGAAAGCCCCAAGCGTAGAAAAATTGATATAG
- the LOC136909623 gene encoding uncharacterized protein isoform X1 translates to MAAACWGSRFQFLSISASNHFYSFVLSRNVSFICTRTSISTALSRICATNSYALSKKTSCFRNDAKHFSQQGWLGVKASVLTDDKINKADLGCPICSRDITFTYKDVLFLSQFMSPRGYILNRRVTGVCRKQQRKLEKAIKISQRLGLLPKLAPAVQMELQEKKLAAKRNAAQNRN, encoded by the exons ATGGCTGCAGCATGTTGGGGATCTCGTTTTCAATTTCTCTCAATAAGTGCTTCAAaccatttttattcttttgttttatcacGGAATGTTAGCTTTATCTGTACCAGAACGTCAATTAGCACAGCTTTGTCGAGGATTTGTGCCACGAATAGTTATGCATTATCCAAGAAAACATCCTGTTTCCGAAACGATGCAAAACACTTCAGCCAACAAGGTTGGCTTG GAGTCAAGGCTTCAGTTCTTACAGAtgataaaataaacaaagctGACCTTGGCTGTCCAATTTGTAGCAGAGATATCACATTTACTTACAAG GATGTACTATTTTTGTCTCAGTTTATGTCCCCAAGAGGATATATTCTCAATCGACGAGTGACAG GTGTTTGCAGgaaacaacaaaggaaattagaaaaagccatcaaaataTCACAGAGATTGG GTCTTCTACCCAAACTTGCGCCAGCTGTACAGATGGAACTACAGGAAAAGAAACTGGCTGCAAAGAGGAATGCTGCTCAAAACAGGAATTAA